The region tatactatgtgggctgtgttatatgctacgtgggctgttatattctacgtgggctgtgcaatatattacgtggctatgctacgtggctgtgctatatgctacgtgggctgtgctatatgctacgtgggctgtgctatataatacgtgggctgtgttatacgctacgtggctgtgctatatttctctcctgtatctgtgcatcaggaatcgtggtatgtgttaaagggggggccactgagactctttcgcctggggccctcaaaaacctggcattttcttgaatggttttcacttcacaggtgtaccctgtcaggtttaataagtgggatttcttgccttataaatggggttgggaccatcagttgtgttgtgcagaagtctggtgggtacacagctgatagtcctactgaatagactgttagaatttgtattatggcaagaaaaaagcagctaagtaaagaaaaacgagtggccatcattaatttaagaaatgaaggtcagtcagtctgaaaaattgggaaaactttgaaagtgtccccaagtgcagtggcaaaaaccatcaagcgctacaaagaaactggctcacatgaggaccgccccaggaaaggaagaccaagagtcccttctgcttctgaggataagtttatccgagtcacaagTCTCAGAaagcgcaggttaacagcagctcagattagagaccaggtcaatgccacacagagttctagcagcagacacatctctacaacaactgtaaagaagagactttgtgcagcaggccttcatggtaaaatagctgctgggaaaccactgctaaggacaggcatcaagcagaagagacttgtttgggctaaagaacacaaggaatggacattagaccaatggaaatctgtgctttggtctgaagagtccaaatttgacatctttggttccaaccaccgtgtctgtgtGAAACAGAAAAGGTAaagggatggactctacatgcctggttcccaccgtgaagcatggaggaggtgtgatggtgtgggggtgctttgctggtgacactgttggggatttattcaaaattgaaggcatgctgtaccagcatggctaccacagcatcttgcagcggcattctattccatccagtttgcgtttagttggaccatcatttattttttattgaccccaaacctccaggctgtgtaagggctatttgaccaagaaggagagtgatggggtgctacgccagatgacctggcctccacaggcaccagacctgaacccaatcaagatggtttggggtgagctggaccgcagagtgaaggcaaaagggccaagtgctaagcaactctgggaactccttcaagattgttggaagaccattcccggtgactacctcttgaagctcatcaagagagtgccaagagtgtgcaaagcagtcaaagcaaaagatggctgctatgaagaacctagaatataaggcataatttcagttgtttcacacttttttgttaagtatataattccacatgagttaattcatagttttgatgccttcagtgtgaatgtataattttcagtcatgaaaatacagaaaaatctttaaatgagaaggtgtgtccaaacttttggtctgtactgtacatattctagaataccccatgcgttagaatcgggccaccatgtagtTGGTAATACTTGTGTGTCGCTTTTTGATTATGATTTCACAGCAACCATGATATGTTAAGTTTTTGATATGGCAGTgattcttttgattttctgataggCTTCATTCTTATTTACAACTTTGTATTATCgcattgcacttgtcactttatatatTATAATTAGAGTCTTCATGAATATATATACCTTGtactgctatttgattgctagcttcaTTATTTGacgtgctgtttttttaattatctttTCTATGATAGTATTGTCTCTATGTATTTTTTGTAGCCTGATTATGCATTTTTgacacattaataataataataatatttattgttatagcgccatttattccatggcgctttacatgtgaggaggggtatgcataataaaaacaagtacaataatcttgaacaatacaagtcataactggtacaggaggaaagaggaccctgcccgcgagggctcacaatctacaagggatgggtgagcatacggtaggtgagggtagagctggtcatgcagcggtttggtcgatcggtggttactgcaggttgtaggcttgtcagaagaggtgggtcttcaggctctttttgaaggtttcgatggtaggtgagagtctgatgtgttgtggtagagggttccagagtaggggtgatacgcgagagaaatcttgtatgcgattgtgggaagaggagataagacgggagtagagaaggagatcttgtgaggatcggaggttgcgtgtaggtaagtaccaggagacgaggtcacagatgtatggaggagacaggttgtggatggctttgtatgtcatggatagggttttgtagtggagtctctgggcaatggggagccagtgcagggattcacagaggggagaggctggggaatagcggggggacaggtggattagtcgggcagcagagtttagaatagattggagtggtgcgagagtgttcgaggggaggccacaaagcaggaggttgcagtagtcaaggcgagagatgatgagggcatggactagggtttttgcagattcttggttgaggaatgaacggatttgtgaaatatttttgagttgaagtcggcaggaagtggaaagggcttggatatgtggtttgaaggagagatcagcgtcgagaattaccccgaggcagcgagcttgtgggactggggagagtgggcagccatttactgtaatggttaggttcgttggggggggggtcgcgtgagatgggggaaagatgatgaattctgttttgtccatgttaagtttgagaaatctagcggaaaagaaggatgaaatagtggacagacattgagggattctggctaatagggaggtgatatctggtccagagatgtagatctgtgtcatcagcatagaggtgatactgaaagcgatgagattctatgagctgtcccaggccaaaggtgtaaatggagaagagcaggggtccaaggactaaaccttgtgggactccgacagatagggggcgaggtgaggaggtggtgtgtgagtgggagacgctgaatgtccggtctgttaggtatgatgagatccaggatagggccaagtctgtgatgccaagggatgagagggtctgtaataatagggaatggtccactgtgtcaaaggcagccgacaggtcgaggaggaggaggacagagtagtgtcgcttgctcttggcggttaagaggtcgttggtgaccttagttagggcagtttcagtggaatggtgtgaccagaagccagattgtaagcggtcaaagagggagcaagaagagggatgggaggacagttcaaggtagacgtgttgttccagtagtttggaggcataagggagaagtgatatagggcgatagctagatacagaggatgggtcaagagagggctttttgaggataggtgtgatggaggcatgtttaaagcttgaggggaaaacaccagttagtaataggttgaagagatgggttagggttgggatgaagactgtggtgaggtttgggatgaagtgggaagggatcgggtcaagtgcacaggtggtgagatgtgatcttgagagtagagtggagagttgatcttctgtaatggtggagaagttggttttggaggtggagggctgggaagtcgggaggaagggctctgggggttgttaaccaaaactgtctctgatgctatcaatcttctgcttgaaaaatgaggcaaagtcttcagcggagataagtggggagggaggaggtgctgggggacggaggagagagttaaaggtgttgaataactgtttagggtagtgagacagggaggatatgagagatgagaagtaggtttgtttagctgtggcgagtgtggtctagaaagtagtgagggactgtttgaatgcgatgaagtgctcgttggagtgggatcttttccatctgcgctcagcagccctggaagctcgcctcagttctttggtcaggctggtgtgccagggctgtctgttgattttgcgaactttggtatgtgtaagtggggcagcagattccaaagctacagctattgtggtgttatatagagcggcagcgtcatccgcattgtgtatggaacttatgtctgtgagagggaggagggattcagagaatgaatgtaggtcaagatgtttaagatttctgcgagggtgtgaaagtttgtggggtggggattgtagacatggagtggagagggaagagaatgtgagaaggttgtggtcagagagaggaagaggtgagttagagaggttagatagagagcagaggcgggtgaagatgaggtccagtgtgtgaccatctttgtgagtggctgcagaagaccattgagtgaggccgaaggaagtgagagatagaagtttagtggcagctgagagggaagtgtcaatggggatgttgaaatcgcccatgatgatagtggggatgtccgcagaaaggaaatgaagtagccaggtggtgaagtggtcaaagaaggtggtggctggccctggggggcggtaaatggcagccagttggagggggagtagatgcgcacagagtgcacctcaaagatagggagggtaacagagggtggcagtgggattggggtgaaggagcagttatctgacaggagaaaaccaactccgccgccatgcttgctgctggggcggggtgtgtgagaaaggtggaagccaccgtaagagagtgcagcaggggaggctgtgtcagaaggggtgagccaggtttcggtgatggcgaggaaggaaagtttggtagtaacaaaaagatcatggatgtaggaaagcttgttgcagacagagcgagcgttccacagagctcctgttagtaggacaggggaagcgggggctgggcaaatgggtataaggttagagaggttacggacgtTTGTGATGgaacgtggatgggaggtagaaatgactgtgggaatgtggtgaggaggaccaggatttggagagatatcaccagcagtgagaaggagcagagatagtgttagcaggtgggagtaggagagggcatgagggggcttcctgtgctttgagacagaggattgtatgttaaggaacagttctgaggaggaggtggtgaggtggatggggaggattgaagaggagatgaacagttccttatttggtgtggggattgggggaggtagcagaaagtgaatgattataggggtgaaagtgaaaagaaacagaaacattgtttgcagtgactggccagttaccttcagttcccttcaggttcaattcaggttttagttctaatgtaatccacacttttaggacacacttgtagggatcacactgcagactaaagtcatgcagactttcgctatacaatatatggaaaactaagtgcgttcaggtgtgaagcagagaggagtggtctctgctcatcttggtcagagaattaagggtggaccagatgcatacaatcaagcctaagtaaacaaggtcataaatatcacagggtaagctggggtgagctgacaggcataccatgtgaaagcagggagcagggggaagtctatgtgcaaagctgggtgatgtacggtgtgcacttcatagacaaacagcaggagagctgggtggatgaacatacctgttggaagaatagagatgcttgttagagtgcgatggtgcgaCACATATAACCaaccgcctttgaacgtggcactaAGCTAAGGTGTCACTACCCCTTATCTTTTCCtcatttattttttagttttttaatgcATGTTATTAAAATTTTTCAATAAATATCAAGTTTTAATGTTTCTACTGCTCTGTGGTCCATATTTGTTTTTTTAGGTTGACTTCAGGATTGTAGCACTACCCAATGACACTAAAGAACAGTAGCACCATTCCATGACTCTTCAGGATTCAAGCCTCCTCATGACTTCCGGATAGCAGCGCCGCCTCATGACTCTTCAGGAGAGCAGCGCCTCCTCATGACTCTTCAAAAGTAATTACCACGTCATGCAAATTTAGAAGTTCATCCACTTCCAGATGAAGCATACTTTGAAGAACAGTCATCAGATGTGGTGCAGATCCTGGTATAAGGCATATTTAATCTGTGGGTGATTACCAATGTACACTTTACTGAACCTTGATCCCAAGAATGTTTACTGGTACTTAATAGCAATTGTGACATTTATGCTCTGTATATCCTGTATATGTTTCTTCATCAGCTTCACCAATTTCTGAGAAGAGTGCACTTTACCAATAGCGCTGGAGAGGACGTATACTTTGATGAACATGGAGATGCTGCTCCTATGTATGATCTGATTAATTGGGTGACCGGACGCAAGGAGAAACTTAGAAGTGTCAGAGTTGGAAACATCACATCTAGCAGTGGGGACAACGTGACGGTTAATGTATCAGCCATTGTATGGGCTGATCATCTTGCCCAGGTAGACATCTTGTTCGTTTGTGCTTGAAGAAAGTAGACCGTGCAGGATAAGCTTTCTCTTAGAAGGAGAGTGAAtgagaaaatcaccatggtgggcactgaTTTTATGGGCCTTTTCTCTAGGACTGGTTTGAGAAATAAGGGCTATTTTGTAATACTGAATCAAAAGGATGGTGTTAGGAGACCACTTTTTTCCAACTTGGCCGCTATAAAAAAAGCTGTACTGCTGTAGCTACAAAACGCATAGTAACATCTCTATTGTGGTCAGggacatacatagaaatcatgaggTTCCTTCAACACACACACTCAAAAAAATATGCGGTGGAATAAGTGGGCTCATAgctcccagctttaaaaaaaatatgagAGGGATATGTATTGCCACATGTATACTGTATTTATATCTCTactgaagccccttagtgttctcacCCACTACAACACCCCTTTCATGGCACCcatagagtatgatgtccccaaatcACCCCACCAACACAGTATGGTACCCCGTAGTGAATGTTCTCACACAATTtgccataacagtacccccccacacaaagtatgatgtcctcaTAAGTAACACAGTTCTCCCAAAGTGACCTTCAGCAAAGCATAATGCTCTTAAagttcccctcacacagtatgatgtccccatagttcgCAAACATACAGTATGTCACCCACAGCCCCCCAGCATGGTATCATGGAACCCACAATccgccacacagtatgatgtccccatagttcccAAACACAGTATGTCACCCACAGCTCCCCAGCAtggcacttagggtactgtcacacagtggcacttttgtcgctacgacggtacgatccgtgacgttccagcgatatccatacgatatcgctgtgtctgacacgcagcagcgatcagggaccctgctgagaatcgtacgtcgtagctgatcgtttggaactttctttcgtcgctggatctcccgctctcatcgctggatcgttgtgtgtgacagcgatccagcgatgcgttcgcttgtaaccagggtaaacatcgggttactaagcgcagggccgcgcttagtaacccgatgtttaccgtggttaccagcgtaaaagtaaaaaaaaccaaacagtacatactcacattccggtgtctgtcccccggcgttctgcttctctgcactgtgagcgccggccagcgagcacagcggtgacgtcaccgctgtgctttccggctggcgcagacacaatgcagagaagcagaacgccgggggacagacaccggaatgtaagtatgtactgtttgtttttttttacttttacgctggtaaccacggtaaacatcgggttactaagcgcggccctgcgcttagtaacccgatgtttaccctggttacccggggccttcggcatcgttggtcgctggagagctgactgtgtgacagctccccagcgaccacacaaccacttaccaacgatcacggccaggtcgtatcgctggtcgtgatcattggtaaatcgtttagtgtgacagtacccttagtctcccacacagtatgatgtcccaataaTTCCcaaacatacagtatgatgccacccACAGCCCCATACATGGCATCATGGAACTTACAGTCTTCCACAGTACAGTATGATTTCTCCATAGTTcccaaacacacagtatgatgccacccaCAGCCCCATACATGTTATCACGAAACCctcagtcccccacacagtatgatggtccataCAGCCCACCACGGATAGTATCATGGTCCCCACAGTATCATATTTGCCACTTAGTATGAAGCTCCAACACACAGTATCATGTACCCCACTCAATATGATGGTCCTCACACAGAATCagtgtccccacagcccccaacaAGTACtagcatagaaaaaaataaaactacTTCTTTAGCACTGTTTCCCCAAGGGTGAAACATTTATATTCCTCTCCTAGGAACCACCACGTTCTGTCTGCAGTGTCAGCTGCCGAGCTGGGTCCAGGAAAATGATACTGAAAGGAAAGCCAATTTGCTGCTATGATTGCATTCCTTGCCCCAGAGGAGAAGTTACCAATCACACTGGTAAAGGCTGGCACCACCATAGCTCTCAGTATATGGCACGTGCAGCAATATGAGACTATCAACCGTGTGTTTAATTCTTTCCCACAGACATGAGCAGCTGTTGGAAATGCCCAGATGACCAATGGCCGAATGGAAAGAAAAATGAATGCATTGAAAAACAAATTATCTATCTGTCCTATGAAGACTTCTTGGGTACAACTCTTACTTGCAGCGCCATTGTGCTTTCTCTAGCTTCCCTCTTCATCCTTGCCATCTTCACCCATTATCAGAACTATTCGGTCATTAAAGCCACCAATAGAAATCTAAGTTTCCTTCTTCTCTTGTCGCTTACTTTCACATTCTGCAGTTGTCTGGTCTTTGTTGGTCATCCAGGACACATAACTTGTTTATTAAGACAAACAGTTTTTGGAATGTCTTTTACGGTCTCAGTGTCTTCCTTATTGGCAAAAACCATACTTGTGGTTACGGCCTTTCGAGCTATCAAACCTGGAAGCCAAATGAGAAGATTCATGGGGAAGAAGCTCCCATGGACCATTGTTGGTTTCTCCTCTTCTTTCCAAGCTATTATCTGTGCCTTGTGGTTAGGAACACATCCCCCTACCCAATTTTTGGATCTCCACTCACAGGATGGTCAGATAATTGTTGAATGTGAAGAGCACCTTGGCTTCTACCTCATGTTGTCCTTTATCGGCTGCCTTGCCATGGGATGTTTCATCATAGCTTTTCCAGCTAGGAATCTACCCGACAGATACAATGAAGCAAAGTTCATTACTTTCAGCATGTTGGTCTTCTTCAGTGTCTGGATTTCCTTCATACCGGCATACCTGAGCACCAAAGGGAAGTATACAGTGGCTGTAGAGGTTTTCGCCATCCTTGTATCTGCAGCCGGTGTTTTAGGGTGTATTTTCTTTCCCAAATGCTTCATAATCTTTTATGcaccagaaaaataaaagagtAAAGCAAGAAAAGTTCAGAAGCTGTTGACAGAATGTGCAAGTTAAAGATCATTCCATCTGTGGATCAAAgggcaaataaagaaaaaatatctaaaattctctttttcctatcgccacgacagcaccccaacgagagaggggatccgcccaccatccggacaggaacctacaggatttaaaggggcggccccctcgccactccagtttgggttcctgtccggacggcgggagcctgcaggatgtcttacccgggtccgccatgcTTCTGTGCGGTATCCGTTgggaacggcagaatcgggggcccggaagcagcgtcgggggtgtcctgcgtgcagaccccccctcgtctggccatacGGAGCACGTTCCAGGAGTCAggcagtgccgtcctggtccgCAGTGCAGGTGCGGGGTTCAGCGTTCTCACCGGCGCcggtga is a window of Ranitomeya variabilis isolate aRanVar5 chromosome 2, aRanVar5.hap1, whole genome shotgun sequence DNA encoding:
- the LOC143803746 gene encoding vomeronasal type-2 receptor 26-like, which produces MGIICEETGVVWDVLQKTGEDGSLPRRLWMRRIIMEPGQDGDEKKENDSNQKRHHSVYQEKYQTALTVLFAIEEINRNEDLLPNITLGIHLFESFMNEAETLKAYMEILSGSRYQILNYKCVSQEHLVAVVGFASSVLSLLVANTFGIYGYPQLHQFLRRVHFTNSAGEDVYFDEHGDAAPMYDLINWVTGRKEKLRSVRVGNITSSSGDNVTVNVSAIVWADHLAQEPPRSVCSVSCRAGSRKMILKGKPICCYDCIPCPRGEVTNHTDMSSCWKCPDDQWPNGKKNECIEKQIIYLSYEDFLGTTLTCSAIVLSLASLFILAIFTHYQNYSVIKATNRNLSFLLLLSLTFTFCSCLVFVGHPGHITCLLRQTVFGMSFTVSVSSLLAKTILVVTAFRAIKPGSQMRRFMGKKLPWTIVGFSSSFQAIICALWLGTHPPTQFLDLHSQDGQIIVECEEHLGFYLMLSFIGCLAMGCFIIAFPARNLPDRYNEAKFITFSMLVFFSVWISFIPAYLSTKGKYTVAVEVFAILVSAAGVLGCIFFPKCFIIFYAPEK